AACAGAGAGAAACGTCAAGAACCATTTGGCGGGGTACAAATGGTTTTTATCGGAGATTTAAAACAGTTGCCGCCTGTAGTAAAAAGGGAAGAGTATCATATATTTAATTCCGTTTACAAATCTCCTTATTTTTTAAGCGCATATTCTTTAAATAAATGTATTCTTCATACTGTGGAACTTAAAAAAATATACAGACAGAGGGACAGCAATTTTGTCGCATTGTTAAATGCAGTGCGTGACGGAACAGCAAATGATGATGAGATTGCTGAACTCAACAAAAAAGTATCGTCTCAAATTTTTAATAGACCTATGACGGTATATCTTACAACTACAAACAAAAAAGCGGCGTTTATAAATCATAAATATCTTTCAGAAATAGAATACAAACAAGTAGTTTTTACAGCGGAGACAAAAAATATAGAGGAAAATTCAAAGGTTTTCCCTGCTGAATACGAACTAGTGATAAAAAAAAATGCACAAGTGATGATGTTAAACAATGACGCAAAAAACAGATGGGTTAACGGCAGCATAGGCATAGTTGAGAATATAAAAAGCGGCGGCGACTTCGGTAAACTATCAATATGCATAAGATTTCCAAACGGGAGAGTTGAAAACGTTGAGCCGTATAAATGGGAGTTGTTTAAATATGGATGGAATGAAGAAAAAAAGCAGATAGAAACATATAGGGCGGGTTTTTTTAAACAGTATCCGTTAAGGCTTTCATGGGCAATTACAATACATAAAAGTCAGGGAAAAACTTTTGACAATGTTATTATTGATATGGAGTATGGCGCGTTTGCTCCGGGACAGTTATATGTCGCTTTAAGTCGCTGCACATCTTTTGACGGAATAACACTTTCAAGACCGCTAACCAAAAGAGATATCCTTGCTCCTGCAGTGTGGGATTGAAGTTATTTTGGATACGAAGTATTTGACTTTATAAAAACTGCAGTTATATAATCTTGAGAACTGTTAATTAATATGAAAAATAAAATACAAATTATCCGTTATTGAAATGATAAGTGTTGTCTTACTAATAAGAACTATGTATCAAGTTTCTAATTTGTTGCATAAATACATCTAAACCCAAAATAATAAATTGAAAAAACACAATAATATTGTAAAATTACGCTTCGTTAATAAAATGGAGAGATGGCCGAGTGGTTTAAGGCGCAGTCCTGGAAAGACTGTTTATTCGAAAGGGTAACTAGGGTTCGAATCCCTATCTCTCCGTATTTTAACTTTAGAGTAAAACTGACTGTTTCCGTACTCTGTTCGTTATTCGTCCCTTGCTTTTTGGTCTATTTAGGGGGGGCGAAATCTCTGAAAATTATATAAATAATGGAAAAGCCAAAGTTGAAAAACGTGTTATTGTATATAAAACAGGTGGCGAAAGTGTAAAGTGTTGTTTAAGTGTATATAAAAGATAAGAAAAGCAGAATAATATTACAGAGTTCTTTTAACAGAATATTGCCGCAGAAAAATATGACAATAATGAAAGACTATAACTGTTATGCAATAGTAGTAGTAGTATATATTAGGAATTACTTTTGTTTTTTCAATGTTCTGCTATTTTTAATCCCAGTGAAAAATGGTTAATGTTAAGTTATATGTATTTTAGTGATTTTTATAGTAGTACTTATGCAAATCTGCGAATAATTTTAGGGGATTGTGTAAACATCAAAGTATAGTTCCCTGTCGTCAGTAAGAAAGCTTGTTTCTTTATTTCTTTAAATATTATGACCCCGGTCACATAACATTTATAAAATACTTAATAATGCTAAAGGTTATCCTTAGAACACATAATGAGGCACAGCGAGTTAATGCGGTAGATTGGCTTTTATCTTAATATTATTTTTGTATTTTTAACTCAACTTTATAATTTAAAAATAATTGGAGATATTATGAATAAAGTTCAAGAAATTGAGTATAAAAAGATAAGAGAAAAACTTGCAGATAGAGAATATCGTATAGGATTGGACTTAGGTGTTGGTTCAATAGGATATGCTGTAGTATCCTTAAAAGAATGCGATGATTTGTCCTATCTACCGGAAGATATTATTTTATCAGGAAGCAGAATTTTTAAATCCTCTATAGGAGCTGTCGAGCGCAGAGAATTTAGATTACAGAGAAACAGTCATAGACATCACAGAGAGCGCATGCGCTTTCTCTGGCAATTACTGGCTGAAAAACAGCTGGCTTTACAATCTTCCAAAGATTTAGAGAAAAAAGAAAATTCTGCTGATTGTGAAACCTCACAAAAAAGATTTCCAATCAATATATTAAAAGAAGATCCTTATATCCTAAGATATAAAGCTTTGGAGGAAAAGTTATCTTTGTTTCAGTTGGGGTATGTGTTATATCACATTGCAAACCATAGAGGTACGGACTCAGTTAGAAGTTTCTTAGAGTATGATGACGATAAGGTAAAAGAGAACACGTTAACAGCAAAAATTGCAAAAGAAACTAAGAAAGTTATAGATGCAAAAAAATATCGTACATTCGGCGAATATCTTTATAAGGAAAAAATAGAAAAATTTCAGCAAAATATAAGAAAAAAAGTCAGTAATAGAAAGACACCAGCAAATAAAAATAAAGAGTTTGCTGTTACCAGAGATGTAATAATTAAAGAAACTGAAAAAATTTTAGCCAGTCAAAAACAATATTATACTTATATTTTGACTGATGAGTATATTAAAAAAATTAAAGATGCAATATCTTACCAAACTGAAAAACTTATCCCGGAATCTGGATATTGTCCTTATTTTAAAGATGAAAAAAGAACTCCCTCGCTCACATAAGCTTAACGAATACAGAAGAATGTACGAGGCTCTTAATAACGCAAAATATTTTGCTCCGGTTCTCGATGAGAATACTGGTGAAATTTTAAGTTATCAAGAAAAAGAATTTTCAAGAGAAGAAAAAAAGATACTATTTGACGAAGTGTTATTAAAAGGTATGGAATTAACTGAATCAGGAGCAAAGAAATTATTACATCATCTCCCTGACGGTTGTGAGGTACAGCTTCAAGGTAGAGATAAAACAACTCAAAAGATTAAAGGTTATGCTCTGGTTGATCTTGCAACAGCAGGATGAATTTCTTTATGACTGGAACAGTCTTCCGCTTGAAAAATTAAAGCCTAAATTAACAAACTATTATTCCTTAACTGAAAGTGAAGTTGATGAAACTTTTCAGGAAATCAAACTTCCGTCAAACTACGCTTCTGTTGGAAAGAAAGCAATGGAAATTCTGCTGACATATATTAAGGACGGTTGTTCTTATACTGAAGCTCTAGAGAAAGCAGTCAGTGAAGGCAAACTTAAAGTTGACAAACAGACGATGATATATGATTCGTTGCCGTACTATGGTAAGATTCTTAAGGAAAGCCCTCAAAAACTTATAGGAAAAGCTTTCTCAAAACAATTTGCTGACAGAAATTATAAAGAACCTGATACTAATAAAAATGAAAGAGAGTTTGGCAAAATTGCCAACCCGGTAGTTCATCAGACATTAAATGAACTCAGAAAACTTATCAATGAAATTATTACTGTGTTTGGTAAAAAACCTCTAGAAATAGGTTTGGAGACAACAAGAGAACTTAAAAAAAGCAAGAAAAATAGAGAATATTTATCCAAGCAACAAAATAAAAACGAATATGCTAGAAATAGGATATACAAAGAATATATAGAACCGCATTTGTCGCAGATAAAGAGCCGGCAGGAAAATCCTTCAAAATATATTTTGAAATTTGAACTTCTTGAAGAGCAAAATTTTATTTGTCCGTTTTGCTATGAAAAGATAACTCCTGATGATATAATAAATTCAAAAGTTGACGTAGAACATATTTTCCCGATTGAAGAGAGCGAAGACGATACAAAAAACAATCTTGTAATTGCACATAATGAATGTAATGCTGACAAAGGAAAGAAATCGCCTTTTGATGCTTTTGGGGATAAGACATCCGGGAAATACAGGTGGAATTGCATTTTACACAATGCCCAAAACAATTTGCCGCACAAAGTATGGCGGTTTTATCAAGGTTCTCTTGAAAAATTTTTAGAAAACAAACCTATGTCAAGGCGTTTTGGGACAGACAACAGTTATATTTCTAAAATAGCCGCGAAATATCTAGCGTGTCTTTTTAATGATCCTTATCATTCAGAAATATTTTGTATTAAATCTTCTCTTATCGCTCAGCTTAGAATTGCTTGGGAACTGAATAGTATAATGGTTCCTCTTGTAAAAAATATCCTTTCCGAAAAAGAATTAGAAGAGTTCAAAATATCGAAAAACAAAAAAATAAGAATTGATAACAGACATCATGCTTTAGATGCTATAGTAATAGCCTACGCAAATAGAGGGTATCATAATTTTTTAAACAGGATACATGCAAAAGAATATAAAATAAATTATAGAGAAAAAAGCTGGTTATCTAAAATATTATTACCGCCATTAAATAGAGATTTAGAAGACTTTAAAATAAGCGTAAAAGATTCTATAGAAAAGGCGAATATCAGTATCAAGCATGACCATAATACTAACGGATCATTAGTAAAAGCTACAGCTTATAAAGTTTATTATTCCGGAACCGGGGAATATATAATTACAACCTCAAAAAATGTTGAAGAAATATCTTTTAAAGAAAAAGAGAATCCTAAAGATACTCTTCATCGGGCTTTATGTAAGTTTGAATGTAGAGACATAGACATCAAAGATGAAAAATTAATAAAAAAACTCAAATATAATAGCACTCTTTATGAAAAAGTACAAAATAATTTGTCTAAAGCAAAACAAGAATTGGAACAAGATAACAAAAAAACCGAAGAAGAAGGGAAAAAATCGCAAGAAATAACAGATGTTCGGATTTATAAAAAGGCCTGCAGCTTAGTCAAGGGACAGTACATTCAATGCGGCAGCAGACTTAAGGATAAATTTTTTGCTGTAAAAGAACCTACGGAAATAAAAACGGGGCTTGGCTATGATACCGGCGATAATTTATTTTTAGATTTATATTATGATAAGACAGGAAAACTTTGCGGTGAGATTATACGAAAAGTAAATTTTAATCGAAATAAACCAAACTATCAAAAAGAAGACTATACTCTTTTTGAAAGGATTTATCAGAGCGATACTCTGGAGGTTGATACTTCTGAAGATAAAGTCTCATTGAAAAATAAAACAGGTTCTGCTCCGAGTGACAGAACGTTTATAAAAGTTAAAACTTTCACAGAATTAAATGCGTATTTTGACGGTAAAAGAGATAAAATACAAATATTTTTTGGAAATTTATTGAAATCAAGTTCAAGTTTTAAAGATGACTCATTTTTTATATCAAGTATGCAGAAATACAATGTAAGAAAAGTTATTTTAACTTCTTTAGGCATTATAAAATACCGCTCGCAAATATTAAAAAACAAAGAGGTCTGAATGTGGAGAATTATTGATATTAGCGGTGATGGATATCATATTTTTGTCAAGAACAATAATTTTTCCGTACTAAAGAATAATGAAGAAAAACTTCATGCAAATTTCTCGGATATCAACTGCATTATTTTGCACGGTAACGGCATTACATATACAAATTCAGCAATTCAGAAATGTCTTAAAAATGAAATTCCTATAGTTTTCTGCGACGAAACACATACGCCCGCGGGAATGTTGTTGCCGTATTTTAATATTGCAGAGTATGGTAAACGTTTGGAAATACAATTATCTGCCAGCCAGCCTATACGAAAGCAGGCTTGGAAACAAATAATAACAGAAAAACTTATAAACCAATCCGCTTGTTTGGCATCTTTCCCAAAAAGCAATAGTAAACATTTACAGCTTTTAGATTTTGCGAGAGAAGTGAAAACCGGAGATAATACTTTTAGAGAAGGTATTGGTGCAAAAATATATTTTGGAGAGTTATTTGACAATTTTTACAGGAGCAATAAAAATGAAGATATAATTAATTCTTCGCTGAATTACGGATATGCTGTTTTGCGGAGTGGTATTGCAAGAGCTGTAGTATCCTGCGGACTTAATCCTGCAATTGGGGTGTTTCACAGTAAAAATAAAAATCCTTTTTGTTTAGTTGATGATCTCATAGAACCTTTGCGTCCTATGGTTGACTATATTGTGAAATCACAATATGAGGATTTTATTAAGGAGAAAATATTAACGCCTGCATTAAAAAGATTTCTTGTTTCAATAACCGAAAAAAATTGTTAGTTGAAAATGCCGCATATTCTTTTGTTGCTGGATTACAAAAATATATTCAGTCGTATCTGGCATATATATCAAAACAAGAGAAACAAATTATTTTTCCAAAGTTATTTTATGATATCAAAATATAAAGCTATGTGGGTATTAATTGCTTTTGATCTGCCTGTATTAACACAAAAACAACACTTTTTCGGAGAGAACCATATTTAACGCGGATAAGCAATATTTCGATAATCACCATTAGAACCAAGAGCAGCACGAACATTAAGGGTCTTCCACTACGATTACTATACTACTTATTGCACATATACACCACTGTGTAGCAAATTATACTTTTTTACGGCGGATTGTGGATCGCAAATATATTATAAGATTTTAAAGGAATTATCAAGAAATAGTATTAAAATATTGATATTGGATTTGAATACAGAGAGAAATTATGAGAAAACTGTTTGGAAACATTTAAGTCAGTGATAGTTCCCTTTTTAATGTAGTGCTTTTTATTATTTTTCTCGGCAAAAGAGATAACTTTTTCAGCTGTCTCATTAAAAAATTCTTTACATCCTTTGTAAGCAGATACTTGGGAATTATAATTTAATTTTCCAAAAATAATTTTGTCAACAAATTCTAAAGCTTTTAAAGTCTCATCAAAATCCTGCTTTATTATGTTCGGCGTGGGATAAGGTTCTATGCTCACCCATGTTTTAATTCCATTTTTATGAAGATTGTAAAGGCTTTTTATCCGCTTTTTCATAGGAGAGGCAAAAGGCTCTAATTTTTTTCTGAAATTATCTTTAATTGTTATGAGGGTTATTCCAAACTCATTGTTTGAACTGAGAGTTGTTAGTTTATCAGGCAGAATACCTTTTGTAATCGCAATACATTTTATGTTCTCCCGGTTAAGTCTTTTTATAATTTTATAGCTCATTTCAGATATCTCATTATATCCGCACATAAACGGATCTGTAGTGAAAGAAAGCTGCACAAAGCGGATTTTATCTTTATATTTTGGGATTTCAGATTCTAATATTTCTAAAGCGTTCTTGACTATTTTAGGTTTTATCCAATCGTCATATATTTTAATTTTACCAAAACGCTTAGCCATCAGCATAGCATAACAGGGATATAAACAGCCGTGAGAACAACCCTCTGCGTGGTTAATAGTATAATCACCATACTCAACATTTGTCTTATGCAACAAACTTTTTCTTATTATACTACTCATAAATAAATTTGTCCTTTTATTAAAAAACGATTTTTATTTTGGGTTTTTCTTTATTCTTATAACTTATATAAAAATTCCCTTTTTTGCGGTTAGATACTTCAGGCATAGGCATAACAGTTATTTTATTATCCTTCTCGTAAGAATTTAATATGGCGGTTACTCTTTTAGGTAACAAACCATGTAATATTCCATATTCATATAATTCACAGTTTGTCAGACTTTTATTTTTGTGAATATTTTCTATGAAAGGCGAATCTTCATCTGAAGTAGTTTTTTCAAATAAATCTTTTTCTTTAATTTTGTCTAAAGCTTCTAAAAATTTTTCTGCGCCAAGAATATGTTTTGTCAAGAAGAATAAAGTATACTTATTATTGGATTTTGTATTTTTAAGTTCTTTATAATAAACATAATCTGTATCAGCTTTTTTAGTAAAAGCCTTTTTTATTTCGTTTACAAAACTCATTTCATCCTGACATTTTCTAGCATCTTCTTCAGCTATACCCATATCATTAAGAAATCCAGCAATAGGTTTTAATTGTTTAGAATTTTCTTCTTTTCTTAAAAATCTATATATGTGATTAAT
This genomic interval from Candidatus Endomicrobiellum trichonymphae contains the following:
- the cas9 gene encoding type II CRISPR RNA-guided endonuclease Cas9 (Cas9, originally named Csn1, is the large, multifunctional signature protein of type II CRISPR/Cas systems. It is well known even to general audiences because its RNA-guided endonuclease activity has made it a popular tool for custom editing of eukaryotic genomes.), with the protein product MNKVQEIEYKKIREKLADREYRIGLDLGVGSIGYAVVSLKECDDLSYLPEDIILSGSRIFKSSIGAVERREFRLQRNSHRHHRERMRFLWQLLAEKQLALQSSKDLEKKENSADCETSQKRFPINILKEDPYILRYKALEEKLSLFQLGYVLYHIANHRGTDSVRSFLEYDDDKVKENTLTAKIAKETKKVIDAKKYRTFGEYLYKEKIEKFQQNIRKKVSNRKTPANKNKEFAVTRDVIIKETEKILASQKQYYTYILTDEYIKKIKDAISYQTEKLIPESGYCPYFKDEKRTPSLT
- a CDS encoding ATP-dependent DNA helicase is translated as MKKLNLDYSLLSKKTNIKNMGAEALKKVADATAAMPNTTPQEAVNMKSNIDIEINDEFKQAYDLIDKSDNCVFITGSAGSGKTTFLRYYTMRASKKTVILAPTGVAALNCGGETVHSFFYFKPDITVSKIKKKKLSEKSIYKKVETIIIDEASMLRCDILDCIDKFLRLNREKRQEPFGGVQMVFIGDLKQLPPVVKREEYHIFNSVYKSPYFLSAYSLNKCILHTVELKKIYRQRDSNFVALLNAVRDGTANDDEIAELNKKVSSQIFNRPMTVYLTTTNKKAAFINHKYLSEIEYKQVVFTAETKNIEENSKVFPAEYELVIKKNAQVMMLNNDAKNRWVNGSIGIVENIKSGGDFGKLSICIRFPNGRVENVEPYKWELFKYGWNEEKKQIETYRAGFFKQYPLRLSWAITIHKSQGKTFDNVIIDMEYGAFAPGQLYVALSRCTSFDGITLSRPLTKRDILAPAVWD
- the cas9 gene encoding type II CRISPR RNA-guided endonuclease Cas9 (Cas9, originally named Csn1, is the large, multifunctional signature protein of type II CRISPR/Cas systems. It is well known even to general audiences because its RNA-guided endonuclease activity has made it a popular tool for custom editing of eukaryotic genomes.), with amino-acid sequence MLWLILQQQDEFLYDWNSLPLEKLKPKLTNYYSLTESEVDETFQEIKLPSNYASVGKKAMEILLTYIKDGCSYTEALEKAVSEGKLKVDKQTMIYDSLPYYGKILKESPQKLIGKAFSKQFADRNYKEPDTNKNEREFGKIANPVVHQTLNELRKLINEIITVFGKKPLEIGLETTRELKKSKKNREYLSKQQNKNEYARNRIYKEYIEPHLSQIKSRQENPSKYILKFELLEEQNFICPFCYEKITPDDIINSKVDVEHIFPIEESEDDTKNNLVIAHNECNADKGKKSPFDAFGDKTSGKYRWNCILHNAQNNLPHKVWRFYQGSLEKFLENKPMSRRFGTDNSYISKIAAKYLACLFNDPYHSEIFCIKSSLIAQLRIAWELNSIMVPLVKNILSEKELEEFKISKNKKIRIDNRHHALDAIVIAYANRGYHNFLNRIHAKEYKINYREKSWLSKILLPPLNRDLEDFKISVKDSIEKANISIKHDHNTNGSLVKATAYKVYYSGTGEYIITTSKNVEEISFKEKENPKDTLHRALCKFECRDIDIKDEKLIKKLKYNSTLYEKVQNNLSKAKQELEQDNKKTEEEGKKSQEITDVRIYKKACSLVKGQYIQCGSRLKDKFFAVKEPTEIKTGLGYDTGDNLFLDLYYDKTGKLCGEIIRKVNFNRNKPNYQKEDYTLFERIYQSDTLEVDTSEDKVSLKNKTGSAPSDRTFIKVKTFTELNAYFDGKRDKIQIFFGNLLKSSSSFKDDSFFISSMQKYNVRKVILTSLGIIKYRSQILKNKEV
- a CDS encoding radical SAM protein, whose translation is MSSIIRKSLLHKTNVEYGDYTINHAEGCSHGCLYPCYAMLMAKRFGKIKIYDDWIKPKIVKNALEILESEIPKYKDKIRFVQLSFTTDPFMCGYNEISEMSYKIIKRLNRENIKCIAITKGILPDKLTTLSSNNEFGITLITIKDNFRKKLEPFASPMKKRIKSLYNLHKNGIKTWVSIEPYPTPNIIKQDFDETLKALEFVDKIIFGKLNYNSQVSAYKGCKEFFNETAEKVISFAEKNNKKHYIKKGTITDLNVSKQFSHNFSLYSNPISIF
- the tcmP gene encoding three-Cys-motif partner protein TcmP; the encoded protein is MHLVLNDIKEESYVDLIKNLEPDGNRVLCFNKDANEFINDVLSKADHKTKTNHLFFIDPWGYTQLRGDTYQNIFKAKRLDILIFIPINHIYRFLRKEENSKQLKPIAGFLNDMGIAEEDARKCQDEMSFVNEIKKAFTKKADTDYVYYKELKNTKSNNKYTLFFLTKHILGAEKFLEALDKIKEKDLFEKTTSDEDSPFIENIHKNKSLTNCELYEYGILHGLLPKRVTAILNSYEKDNKITVMPMPEVSNRKKGNFYISYKNKEKPKIKIVF
- the cas1 gene encoding type II CRISPR-associated endonuclease Cas1, whose amino-acid sequence is MWRIIDISGDGYHIFVKNNNFSVLKNNEEKLHANFSDINCIILHGNGITYTNSAIQKCLKNEIPIVFCDETHTPAGMLLPYFNIAEYGKRLEIQLSASQPIRKQAWKQIITEKLINQSACLASFPKSNSKHLQLLDFAREVKTGDNTFREGIGAKIYFGELFDNFYRSNKNEDIINSSLNYGYAVLRSGIARAVVSCGLNPAIGVFHSKNKNPFCLVDDLIEPLRPMVDYIVKSQYEDFIKEKILTPALKRFLVSITEKNC